In Pongo abelii isolate AG06213 chromosome 5, NHGRI_mPonAbe1-v2.0_pri, whole genome shotgun sequence, a single genomic region encodes these proteins:
- the LOC134761636 gene encoding proline-rich protein 36-like, translating to PGLSTRTSALKPRLLPSLGNPQPETREEEPKERARRGKEGRVEGRRGRDPSPHLPFPLPSSFSGNLCWAPVRLPPHPLNSGRPSPPLPLLTPHPSCSSVPPYRVPPPLPLASLPSSGSSCSSFSEAGDGQRAARAAQQLQIHCSPLQLPAPPPLSLPRCPPAPVALLGQRRHRRLALPASCAAQPSRAPRMALYP from the coding sequence CCCGGACTCAGCACTCGCACCAGCGCGCTGAAGCCGCGGCTGCTGCCAAGCTTGGGTAACCCCCAGCCTGAGACACGAGAGGAAGAGCCCAAGGAAAGGGCGCGAAGGGGGAAGGAGGGTAGGGTTGAAGGACGGCGAGGGAGAGACCCATCGCCTCATCTTCCATTTCCCCTCCCGAGCTCATTTAGCGGGAACCTTTGCTGGGCTCCTGtgcgcctccctccccaccccctcaacTCTGGGCGAccatctccccctctccccttgcTCACCCCCCACCCTTCCTGCTCTTCCGTCCCTCCCTACCGCgtgcctcctcccctccccctcgcctccctcccctccagcgGCAGTAGCTGTAGCAGCTTCAGCGAAGCCGGAGATGGGCAGAGAGCAGCGCGCGCGGCACAGCAGCTCCAGATTCACTGCTCTCCCCTGCAGCTCCCCGCGCCCCCGCCGCTGTCGCTGCCTCGGTGTCCCCCGGCTCCAGTCGCGCTCTTAGGACAGCGCCGCCACCGCCgcctggccctgcctgcctcctgcgCCGCGCAGCCCTCGCGAGCGCCCCGGATGGCGCTTTACCCCTAG